From Erigeron canadensis isolate Cc75 chromosome 8, C_canadensis_v1, whole genome shotgun sequence, one genomic window encodes:
- the LOC122611220 gene encoding uncharacterized protein LOC122611220, which produces MEIQTTEVSENLAVIPVTNTEPTENLDQPTVLVVDQPQKTTEMLEQSSSCPVPNTEKAEAALPPAIHSLEPEVTNTLETEPLEESALQMVTTDTPTTETLEQSSLADMKTTETTEQSLMPSDVTDNSHDNLIASLENHQGMEIRQETPEEREEVRSVLKVIAATGKFCDDWEKFRSMLSLHLKQVISEYPQAKMTLGEQKLALGETHAELVKRLDDALHSFVDGPPFTIQRLSEIILDARNLYSNLSKLALALEKNLSVTSTLVISTNSCLPSVTTPPNGLDKVTEDPTPTSQQQSDTMMENGAQPMSADRDEIMTEVEADVGDVMTMDVETNEKSSDSSPMTTDMVGSSGVLVQPTGMSKL; this is translated from the exons ATGGAGATACAGACAACTGAAGTAAGTGAGAATTTGGCCGTGATTCCGGTTACAAACACAGAGCCAACTGAAAATTTGGATCAACCAACGGTGCTTGTGGTTGATCAACCGCAGAAAACAACTGAAATGTTAGAGCAGTCATCGTCGTGTCCAGTTCCAAACACGGAGAAAGCTGAAGCTGCATTGCCGCCGGCAATACATAGTTTGGAGCCGGAGGTTACAAACACACTTGAAACTGAACCGTTGGAAGAATCCGCCCTGCAAATGGTTACCACCGACACACCGACAACTGAAACCTTGGAGCAATCCTCATTGGCAGACATGAAGACAACTGAAACTACGGAGCAGTCGCTCATGCCTTCTGATGTCACTGATAATAGTCATGATAATTTGATTGCGTCTCTTGAAAATCATCA GGGCATGGAAATCAGGCAAGAGACACCTGAAGAAAGGGAAGAAGTAAGAAGCGTTTTAAAAGTCATTGCGGCTACTGGGAAGTTCTG TGATGATTGGGAGAAATTCAGAAGCATGTTATCTCTTCATTTAAAGCAG GTCATTTCTGAGTATCCACAGGCAAAAATGACGCTCGGTGAACAAAAACTTGCACTAGGAGAGACACATGCTGAGTTGGTGAAAAGGTTGGACGATG CTCTGCATAGTTTTGTTGATGGTCCTCCATTCACCATACAAAGGCTATCCGAG ATCATATTGGATGCACGAAACTTGTATTCAAATCTTTCAAAGCTTGCTCTGGCCTTAGAAAAG AATCTGTCCGTGACATCCACCTTGGTTATATCTACCAATTCTTGTCTACCATCAGTGACAACACCACCAAATGGACTTGACAAAGTAACGGAGGATCCAACTCCAACTTCACAACAGCAATCTGATACCATGATGGAAAATGGAGCCCAACCCATGTCAGCAGATAGGGATGAAATTATGACCGAGGTGGAGGCTGATGTCGGCGATGTTATGACAATGGACGTTGAAACAAACGAGAAATCATCAGATTCAAGTCCCATGACAACAG ATATGGTTGGCAGCAGCGGTGTGCTGGTCCAACCCACGGGCATGTCGAAACTGTGA
- the LOC122610910 gene encoding squamosa promoter-binding-like protein 3 — translation MESEKAKASSSKQKFKMIKGLISDHHGERGFGGDGNYNVKKKKAGGCGPSSSSSTVARCCQAEKCMADLNEAKQYHRRHRVCELHAKAQAVMVAGTRQRFCQQCSRFHELSEFDDTKRSCRRRLAGHNERRRKTSIECKGGTGKELACGEVDDH, via the exons ATGGAAAGTGAAAAAGCCAAAGCTTCCTCAAGCAAACAAAAGTTTAAGATGATCAAGGGTTTGATTAGTGATCACCACGGCGAAAGGGGGTTTGGAGGCGATGGAAATTATAatgtgaagaagaaaaaagcagGGGGTTGTGGGCCGTCGTCATCGTCAAGTACTGTGGCGAGATGTTGCCAAGCTGAGAAGTGTATGGCTGATCTGAATGAGGCGAAGCAGTATCATCGTAGGCATAGAGTGTGTGAGCTCCATGCAAAGGCTCAAGCTGTGATGGTTGCCGGAACCCGTCAAAGGTTTTGTCAACAATGTAGCCG GTTTCATGAGCTTTCGGAATTTGATGATACCAAGAGAAGCTGTAGGAGGCGTCTTGCCGGACACAACGAGAGACGTAGGAAGACTTCAATTGAGTGTAAAGGGGGCACCGGGAAAGAGCTTGCATGCGGGGAAGTTGATGATCATTAG
- the LOC122579334 gene encoding protein TPX2-like: MQKQELERVKMRQIPSIGTSCLQPKTRVGIIVQRTPKMMQTRTKEMVAETPKFVPRSLNRKSAETPTFNIPLLQTSLRSRLSKITSSKELEDDQQEKAPKFKARPVNKKILESKGQLGLFASKKRPVTIPKEFHFAIDKRIPPPRTSNDAESYDKMELCLESHKKKVIPTKTVPRPFHFRTDKRGAEKEEHIKIPKCSSFSSTIDHPLVCSESESRHDTKPKPFQLDSLMRLKNEFQQKMELRNPLEGEEANTRTLKGDTILVRVRRPLTDVQESNLHVEQRAAIGKTEFHKKFKEKETSTMVQEENSIPHPGVVPSFKLPFLPKKYRSSKGVTKSISPRSNVRIWKDGRRKMVVATATSIVASSMR; this comes from the exons ATGCAGAAGCAAGAGCTTGAAAGAGTGAAAATGAGACAG ATTCCAAGTATTGGAACATCTTGCTTGCAGCCTAAAACAAGAGTTGGTATAATAGTGCAAAGAACGCCTAAAATGATGCAGACCAGGACTAAAGAGATGGTGGCCGAAACTCCTAAGTTTGTGCCCCGGTCATTAAACAGAAAA AGTGCAGAAACTCCAACATTCAATATACCTCTTCTGCAGACATCATTGAGATCACGGCTTTCGAAGATTACAAGTTCCAAAGAACTAGAAGATGATCAACAGGAGAAAGCTCCAAAGTTTAAGGCTAGACCTGTAAACAAGAAG ATACTTGAAAGTAAAGGACAGTTGGGGCTGTTTGCTAGCAAAAAACGACCAGTTACTATACCCAAAGAAtttcattttgcaattgataaAAGAATTCCACCACCAAGAACATCCAATGATGCCGAGTCTTATGACAAG ATGGAGTTGTGCTTAGAATCCCACAAGAAGAAAGTGATTCCAACAAAGACAGTACCACGTCCTTTTCATTTCCGAACTGATAAAAGAGGAGCAGAGAAAGAAGAGCACATTAAGATCCCCAAATGTAGTTCATTTTCTTCTACAATTGATCATCCTCTG GTTTGTTCGGAATCAGAATCAAGACACGACACAAAGCCAAAACCATTTCAATTGGATAGTTTAATGAGGCTTAAAAATGAGTTTCAACAAAAGATGGAACTAAGGAACCCATTGGAGGGCGAAGAAGCAAACACGAGAACATTGAAAGG GGATACTATTCTGGTAAGGGTTCGCAGACCTCTGACTGATGTTCAGGAATCAAATCTACATGTAGAACAGAGAGCCGCCATTGGTAAAACagaatttcacaaaaaatttaagGAGAAAGAAACTTCAACAATG GTGCAGGAAGAGAATTCGATACCTCATCCTGGGGTAGTGCCTAGTTTTAAACTGCCTTTCTTACCGAAAAAGTACAG GTCTTCAAAAGGGGTCACAAAATCCATATCACCAAGATCAAATGTTCGTATTTGGAAGGACGGACGAAGAAAAATGGTCGTGGCCACAGCAACTTCAATTGTAGCTTCAAGCATGCGGTAA
- the LOC122609821 gene encoding zinc finger CCCH domain-containing protein 2-like: protein MASSCLEQQQHKSFHPSHHLYKKSTLRDIDIPPRKLLNRRASATSPEAYMADTMYQNESPRVMPEETLFKKFLPYNTGVDSDDEEGDPYAADHFRIYEFKVRKCTRSRSHDWTDCPFAHPGEKARRRCPRRYNYLGTVCADFRRGSCSRGDLCEFAHGVFECWLHPSRYRTEACKDGKNCQRKICFFAHTQRQLRVVPPEPVKKYHSESSSHSRCCAHCRCHLDIHHTNSPTSTLNIDLDSLSPPASPPFSPARSAVYSPISRFADRLARTESFGMTQMGQSAANNSSIISHKDCMNEMMSNHAINELMRSMEAMSVVDDQNPRWMDSCYINGSSSTGGYGGDQQNVCTNNSNNEVSSSVINGPDLGWVNDLLT, encoded by the exons ATGGCAAGTAGTTGCcttgaacaacaacaacacaagTCTTTTCATCCTTCTCACCACCTTTACAAGAAATCTACACTAAGGGACATAGATATCCCTCCCCGGAAACTTCTCAACCGCCGTGCCTCCGCCACCTCGCCGGAAGCTTATATGGCGGACACCATGTACCAAAATGAGTCTCCTAGGGTCATGCCTGAAGAAACCTTGTTCAAGAAATTCCTTCCTTACAATACTGGAgttgattctgatgatgaagagggTGATCCTTATGCTGCTGATCATTTCCGTatttacgaatttaaggttcgTAAATGTACTCGCAGCCGGTCCCATGACTGGACCGACTGTCCCTTCGCGCACCCCGGCGAAAAAGCTCGCCGTAGGTGTCCGCGAAGGTACAACTATTTGGGAACCGTGTGTGCGGATTTTCGTCGGGGGAGTTGTAGCCGTGGAGATTTATGTGAGTTTGCACATGGGGTTTTTGAGTGTTGGCTTCATCCGTCTCGTTATCGGACTGAAGCATGTAAAGATGGGAAAAACTGTCAGCGAAAAATATGCTTTTTCGCTCACACGCAACGCCAGCTGCGTGTGGTCCCACCGGAACCGGTGAAAAAGTATCATTCAGAATCATCCTCTCATTCTCGTTGTTGCGCCCATTGTAGGTGTCATTTAGATATTCATCATACAAATTCACCTACTTCAACTTTGAACATTGATCTTGATAGCCTTTCACCGCCGGCATCACCGCCTTTCTCTCCGGCTAGATCAGCCGTGTATTCGCCGATATCTCGATTTGCTGATAGGTTAGCTAGAACCGAATCTTTTGGTATGACCCAGATGGGTCAAAGTGCAGCCAATAATAGCTCTATAATTAGTCACAAAGATTGCATGAATGAGATGATGAGCAACCATGCTATAAATGAACTCATGAGGTCAATGGAAGCAATGAGTGTTGTTGATGATCAAAACCCTCGGTGGATGGATTCTTGCTACATTAATGGAAGCAGTAGTACTGGTGGATATGGTGGTGATCA GCAGAATGTGTGtactaataatagtaataatgagGTCAGCTCTAGTGTGATCAATGGTCCAGATCTTGGATGGGTGAATGACCTGCTGACATAA